A portion of the Streptomyces erythrochromogenes genome contains these proteins:
- the rbfA gene encoding 30S ribosome-binding factor RbfA, translating into MADNARAKKLADLIREVVAEKLQRGVKDPRLGTHVTITDTRVTGDLREATVFYTVYGDDEDRASAAAGLESAKGVLRSAVGRAAGTKFTPTLTFVADALPENAKTIEDLLEKARTSDAQVREVSSGAQYAGDADPYKKPGEDDDEDAAAE; encoded by the coding sequence GTGGCCGACAATGCGCGGGCGAAGAAGCTGGCGGACCTCATCCGGGAGGTGGTGGCGGAGAAGCTGCAGCGCGGTGTCAAGGACCCCCGCCTCGGTACGCACGTGACCATCACGGACACCCGGGTCACCGGCGACCTGCGGGAGGCCACGGTCTTCTACACGGTCTACGGCGACGACGAGGACCGCGCCAGTGCGGCGGCGGGCCTGGAGAGCGCCAAGGGCGTTCTGCGCTCCGCGGTGGGCCGGGCGGCGGGGACCAAGTTCACGCCCACCCTGACCTTCGTCGCGGACGCCCTCCCGGAGAACGCCAAGACCATCGAGGACCTCCTGGAGAAGGCACGCACCTCCGACGCCCAGGTGCGCGAGGTGTCCTCCGGTGCCCAGTACGCCGGCGACGCCGACCCGTACAAGAAGCCCGGCGAGGACGACGACGAGGACGCAGCCGCGGAATGA
- a CDS encoding DUF503 domain-containing protein — protein MYVGTLSFDLLLGDVHSLKEKRSVVRPIVAELQRKFSVSAAEVGDQDLHRRARIGVALVSGDAGFLSDVLDRCERLVAARPEVELLSVRRRFHGDED, from the coding sequence ATGTACGTGGGGACTCTGTCCTTCGACCTGCTCCTCGGCGACGTCCACTCGCTGAAGGAGAAACGCTCCGTCGTCCGGCCCATCGTCGCCGAGCTCCAGCGAAAGTTCTCCGTGAGCGCGGCCGAGGTGGGCGACCAGGATCTGCACCGCCGGGCCCGCATAGGGGTCGCGCTGGTGAGTGGGGACGCGGGGTTCCTCTCGGACGTACTGGACCGCTGCGAGCGGCTGGTCGCGGCACGTCCGGAAGTGGAGCTGCTGTCGGTACGACGGCGCTTCCACGGTGATGAAGACTGA
- the infB gene encoding translation initiation factor IF-2: MAKVRVYELAKEFGVESKVVMAKLQELGEFVRSASSTIEAPVVRKLTDALQGPGGNAGKSAAKPGAPRKAAPAKPAAPSPAAAARPAAPKPGAPAPKPAAAEAPAAAPVTPAASGPRPGPKAPAAPKPAPAAPVATEFSAPPAAPAAPARPAAAPGPRPAQQRPAGPGQGGARPGAPRPAGATPGAPARPAGTPGAQAPRPQGARPAGPRPGNNPFTSGGSTGMARPQAPRPAGAPRPGAPGAGGGQGAPRPQGGPGGAPRPQGPGGARPTPGGMPRPQGGAPRPGGAPGGNRPNPGMMPQRPAAGGPGPRPGGGPGGRGPGAGGPRPGGAGRPGGGGFAGRPAGPGSRPAGGGGFGGPRPGGGGFGGGPAGAGGGGRPGFGGRPGGPGARGGTQGAFGRPGGPARRGRKSKRQRRQEYEAMQAPSVGGVMLPRGNGETVRLSRGASLTDFAEKINANPASLVAVMMNLGEMVTATQSVSDETLQLLAGEMNYQVQIVSPEEEDRELLETFDIEFGEDEGGEEYLLPRPPVVTVMGHVDHGKTRLLDAIRKTNVVAGEAGGITQHIGAYQVSTEVNDEERRITFIDTPGHEAFTAMRARGAKSTDIAILVVAANDGVMPQTIEALNHAKAAGVPIVVAVNKIDVEGADPTKVRGQLTEFGLVAEEYGGDTMFVDISAKQGLHIDSLLEAVVLTADASLDLRANPEQDAQGIAIESHLDRGRGAVATVLVQRGTLRVGDTMVVGDAYGRVRAMLDDKGNNVEEAGPSTPVLVLGLTNVPGAGDNFLVVDEDRTARQIAEKRAARERNANFAKRVRRVSLEDLDSVLKAGLVQELNLIIKGDASGAVEALESSLLQLDVGEEVDIRVLHRGVGAVTESDIALAMGSDAIVIGYNVRAAGRAAQMADREGVDVRYYSVIYQAIEEIEAALKGLLKPEYEEVELGTAEVREIFRSSKLGNIAGVLIRSGEVKRNTKARLLRDGKVIAENLTISGLRRFKDDVTEIREGFEGGINLGSFNDIKIDDVIATYEMREKPRA, encoded by the coding sequence GTGGCTAAGGTCCGGGTATACGAACTCGCCAAGGAGTTCGGGGTGGAGAGCAAGGTCGTCATGGCCAAGCTCCAAGAACTCGGTGAATTCGTCCGTTCGGCGTCCTCGACGATCGAGGCGCCGGTTGTACGCAAGTTGACTGACGCACTGCAGGGGCCCGGCGGCAACGCCGGCAAGTCCGCTGCAAAGCCCGGCGCGCCCCGCAAGGCCGCGCCCGCCAAGCCCGCAGCGCCGTCCCCGGCCGCTGCGGCACGTCCTGCTGCCCCGAAGCCCGGCGCACCGGCCCCCAAGCCGGCCGCTGCCGAGGCCCCGGCCGCAGCCCCCGTGACGCCGGCCGCCTCCGGCCCGCGTCCCGGCCCCAAGGCTCCGGCCGCCCCGAAGCCCGCTCCGGCGGCGCCCGTGGCGACCGAGTTCTCCGCGCCCCCGGCGGCTCCGGCCGCCCCGGCGCGTCCCGCCGCGGCCCCCGGCCCCCGTCCGGCGCAGCAGCGTCCGGCCGGCCCGGGTCAGGGCGGTGCCCGTCCCGGCGCCCCGCGTCCGGCCGGTGCCACCCCCGGTGCCCCGGCGCGCCCCGCAGGCACCCCCGGTGCCCAGGCACCGCGTCCGCAGGGCGCCCGTCCGGCCGGTCCCCGTCCGGGCAACAACCCGTTCACCTCTGGTGGCTCCACCGGCATGGCGCGCCCCCAGGCGCCCCGTCCGGCCGGCGCTCCGCGTCCCGGTGCCCCCGGCGCCGGCGGCGGCCAGGGTGCTCCCCGTCCGCAGGGCGGCCCCGGCGGCGCTCCGCGTCCGCAGGGTCCCGGCGGCGCCCGTCCGACCCCGGGCGGCATGCCCCGTCCGCAGGGCGGCGCCCCGCGTCCCGGTGGTGCTCCCGGCGGCAACCGTCCCAACCCGGGCATGATGCCGCAGCGTCCCGCTGCCGGTGGTCCCGGTCCCCGTCCCGGCGGCGGCCCCGGTGGCCGTGGTCCCGGTGCGGGCGGTCCCCGTCCCGGTGGCGCCGGTCGTCCCGGCGGCGGCGGCTTCGCCGGCCGTCCGGCCGGTCCCGGCTCGCGTCCCGCGGGCGGCGGCGGCTTCGGCGGTCCCCGTCCGGGTGGCGGCGGCTTCGGCGGCGGCCCGGCCGGCGCCGGTGGCGGCGGTCGTCCCGGCTTCGGTGGCCGTCCCGGCGGTCCCGGTGCCCGTGGCGGTACGCAGGGTGCCTTCGGCCGTCCCGGCGGTCCGGCCCGTCGGGGCCGCAAGTCGAAGCGTCAGAGGCGCCAGGAGTACGAGGCCATGCAGGCCCCGTCCGTCGGCGGCGTGATGCTGCCCCGCGGCAACGGCGAGACCGTTCGCCTGTCGCGCGGTGCGTCCCTCACCGACTTCGCCGAGAAGATCAACGCCAACCCGGCGTCGCTGGTCGCGGTCATGATGAACCTCGGCGAGATGGTCACTGCCACGCAGTCCGTCTCCGACGAGACCCTCCAGCTCCTCGCGGGCGAGATGAACTACCAGGTTCAGATCGTCAGCCCGGAGGAGGAGGACCGCGAGCTCCTCGAGACCTTCGACATCGAGTTCGGCGAGGACGAGGGCGGCGAGGAGTACCTGCTGCCGCGTCCGCCGGTCGTGACCGTCATGGGTCACGTCGACCACGGTAAGACCCGACTGCTCGACGCCATCCGCAAGACGAACGTCGTCGCGGGCGAGGCCGGCGGCATCACGCAGCACATCGGTGCGTACCAGGTCTCCACCGAGGTCAACGACGAAGAGCGTCGCATCACCTTCATCGACACCCCCGGTCACGAGGCGTTCACCGCCATGCGTGCCCGTGGTGCCAAGTCGACCGACATCGCGATCCTCGTGGTCGCGGCCAACGACGGCGTCATGCCGCAGACGATCGAGGCGCTCAACCACGCCAAGGCCGCCGGCGTCCCGATCGTCGTCGCGGTCAACAAGATCGACGTCGAGGGTGCGGACCCGACCAAGGTGCGCGGTCAGCTCACCGAGTTCGGTCTGGTCGCCGAGGAGTACGGCGGCGACACGATGTTCGTCGACATCTCCGCCAAGCAGGGTCTGCACATCGACTCCCTGCTCGAGGCCGTCGTCCTCACCGCCGACGCCTCGCTCGACCTGCGCGCCAACCCGGAGCAGGACGCTCAGGGTATTGCGATCGAGTCCCACCTCGACCGCGGCCGCGGTGCCGTCGCCACCGTCCTCGTCCAGCGCGGTACCCTCCGCGTCGGCGACACGATGGTCGTGGGCGACGCCTACGGCCGAGTGCGCGCCATGCTCGACGACAAGGGCAACAACGTCGAGGAAGCGGGTCCGTCGACCCCCGTCCTGGTCCTGGGTCTCACCAACGTCCCCGGCGCCGGCGACAACTTCCTCGTCGTCGACGAGGACCGCACGGCCCGCCAGATCGCCGAGAAGCGTGCTGCGCGCGAGCGCAACGCCAACTTCGCCAAGCGCGTCCGTCGCGTGTCCCTCGAGGACCTCGACTCCGTGCTCAAGGCCGGTCTGGTCCAGGAACTCAACCTCATCATCAAGGGCGACGCGTCCGGTGCGGTCGAGGCTCTCGAGTCCTCGCTGCTCCAGCTCGACGTCGGTGAAGAGGTCGACATCCGGGTCCTGCACCGCGGTGTGGGTGCGGTCACCGAGTCCGACATCGCCCTGGCGATGGGCTCCGACGCCATCGTCATCGGCTACAACGTCCGTGCTGCCGGCCGCGCCGCGCAGATGGCGGACCGCGAGGGCGTCGACGTCCGCTACTACTCGGTGATCTACCAGGCCATCGAGGAGATCGAGGCGGCCCTGAAGGGTCTCCTCAAGCCGGAGTACGAAGAGGTCGAGCTCGGTACGGCGGAGGTCCGCGAGATCTTCCGCTCGTCCAAGCTGGGCAACATCGCCGGTGTCCTCATCCGGTCCGGCGAGGTCAAGCGCAACACCAAGGCGCGCCTGCTGCGCGATGGCAAGGTCATCGCGGAGAACCTCACCATCTCCGGTCTGCGCCGCTTCAAGGACGACGTCACCGAGATCCGCGAAGGCTTCGAGGGCGGTATCAACCTCGGCTCCTTCAACGACATCAAGATCGACGACGTCATCGCGACGTACGAGATGCGCGAGAAGCCCCGCGCGTAA